tctaaattagTAAAAACCAGGTGCGGATCAAGAAATTGGGTTTATAGGCGGCGTAAATGAGCGGCgttaccttttgacttgcgccttTCCGTCGgaaccaatatttatttggtttaaatttttGGTAGTGGGGGAGAGGATGGAGATTAACACTTTTGAGTACGAAAgttgcattttgggcgtattttattacgaAAATATATCCtataccaaaatataaaacgtaaacttggacgatttaagaAAGGGGGGGGCGTTCtgggtgacccccccccccgtcTGGATGGCTAGTGGTCTGCCTTGGGAAACAGCTGTTTAAGCCATTTATTACTACACTTGAGTTAAAACTGTTACTTTCTTAAATTCCGTATTTCTGTTTTCCACATGTAGAAGATGATACGCTTAatgtacattatattataaaagtatGGAAAAAGTTTCTTAAAAGCACCAttttaaagcatatattttgaaataaaagaagttaaaattgtacacaagtattttaaattattcttaaCTTGCTTCTTAAAAATGGCATCTGTGGACTTATAACTGtcttgaaaataatattgcCATTATAGTTTCTCTATGTGCGTAACTAGATATGTTCGTTTTAAAACACACTCTGAAAAAGCTACTTTTTATGGTATATAGCATTTTTAATGTATGGGAACACGCtgaatgatataatataatgcaATGTGCCGctatcccctgctgtgcatctcctgcttattgcactgatgtcacagtaggtgccaatttcctgtatatttgCTTATTGGCTCAGAACCATTTAgggttcatttctataataaaacctccaaaaccgCACAGCAGGATATaaagatcggagatctgataagaaaattaggcaattagatttaGATCTATAcacagtggttgtgtacaatacacttACTTAAACCTGACTTTGATAATTAAAACTTACCTGTTCGTGATAATCAGACagcttttttcaatatatagtCGAggcaaatatttcacaaaataaagaagaacaaaaatactgagattagcttaatcgtGTAACAGCAGACTTAagtagtttcgagaaatcggtatctaatgatgatttttttagaaTAATCATGGTCATGTATTTCATAGAACGAACTTTGTGTGCgctgtaacgccgcataacaacatcgccgcataaacgaaatcaACCTCGTTTATGcagtgattttcaacgcataaacaggactttcttatgtggcaaaaaggcacactttcgccgcataaaaaacaattaaaacacatactagtacactagtggttgataaagtttcatcaagatcggacttagttttttgtgtccacttaaccaagctttgaactagactttttgagacgtaaattctgacaaagatttagtaagatcggtttaaatgtgaaccaaaccaattgatctttctgcgaaaacgtttgaaatgacgtttggccCAACTAAGGGCGGGAATATATGTTACAACAACGCAccgtcatttgggacaatcagaaaattgaatcgtcgtatgacgtaacatatattctcgactttttgtcagactgacgggcatgtacCCGTGACAATGCGCACTTCCAACGTTATTTCAAACGTTTCTAGAAAAATCAATTGTTAACGACGaacaaacaacagaaatccAACAATCCTCACAGCTCCACAAGTGCTCTttgtgctcagatgagctaataattatttcaatgtcgTGAACCACTGGTAATTGTgcgattgtgaaatttattcacGTCTAGGACATCATCGTATATCTCTGGTCACCAGAGCAACGAAAGGAAAACTTTTGAATACCttattgtttccaaaaaaatcaacacaacattagttttcggcacttgaacaagaggactcagatgactgatatagggtcatcatggacgTCTTTCTTTCATCGATTGAATTTCtatgcactagtcatttgtaaccaagaCAATGTAGATGTGAACACTCCAAGGggagtaattatttattttcaactttcaattttggctaaactttaaaacattaccttaaatttgaccaatttgccTGTTTACTTTTCCcgtattgtttttcaaaatgacagttatatgctacgccctaatcttaatcatcatcataatcaacaacatcatcacaaccaccaccatcaccatcaccacaatcacaaccaccaccaccatcattatccCCACaaccacaatcatcatcatcatcatcatcatcatcatcatcatcatcatcatcatcatcattgaaGTTATGTCACACGCTGAGTTACGTAACGctacattcaaataatatcatatttacattcgcctagtcctttgtttaaataaaactttatattgtataacacgcaaGGGATTATGAcgttgttgttaactttaataattttattacgCCTCGATTTGATTAGCACGACGTCATTTAAACAACGATATACGACGTTACAAAAttcagctattcttttatacaaacgtatGTTGTCAGTCACacttctttaagaacaaatattcaGTCGCAGGAGATACTGCTAATTTTTAATGGCACGGAATATTTTTCgtaaaaattaatttaagtattgatagcattttttcttgcgtttatgctatatgaacgcagtagggcaagTGAGCGAGTGAGCAAGAAGCGCTAGCTTACTTCATGGAACTTTTGCTCGCCTACCCTACTGCATTCATGCAGCATAAACtcaagaaaaaatgcaattaatccTTAAGTGACACAAATATGACCCTTTGAACACTTTTAGAGGTACTCGCTCatatttttggaccaaaaattggTTAGCCCGGTAATTCATCTAAAACACTTATGTATCCTTATTTTACTCCATGGTATCGACATTGCagacaaaaaatcacaataagtATAAACAGTATTTAGATTTAAGTGGGGTGTGAATCCACTCCGgtaaagtaatgaaaaaataggTAACAGACGCTTAGACCACAAGGTCACCAGCACTTTAACAAAGTTgtggatattttgacctctCACCAATACATCattaacatcacgtgataatgtcaatcaaccattCACATAACAATGAAGCCGTAACTAGGAGACTAATTTCGTTGTTAACGCCAAACTTCTATGACACTATTTGAGCAAAAAGCAACATTTCCAGAAGCCTTCCAACTTCTATACTCCTTATGattttgccacactttatttcgtcatacaaaaagtgcatttttacaAATCATAGGCGGGTATCTTTAAATCGGTAACGAAATATTCAATCGTAAAAGAAAGCTCTGTGTGATAGCTTCATTAAAACAAGCATTACAACTTAGTTTTATTCAGAATAAAGAGATTACATatgatttgaatttaaatacaactgcacaaatatgttaaaaaacaaacttaaaataattgcacaaaattcataaaatgtatgcaTTCAATTAGAAGCAAAGAGCATCGCTCATAAGACTGGATATAACAATATGGGAGACATGGACTTGCATCACATTCATCCAGTGTACATGGAATCCATAATGCTATAAGTCTTGCATGGCAATAAGTAATGTCTAAAAGGTTGTCAAACCGCCCTCAACGGGACTCTCCCTAAAAATGTGGAAAATACTCAACTACATTTTACTGGAAATGTGTATACACAATCGTGacaactcggccatcttcggcaagcttcgagagtatgctggataatggccgaggtggtCCGATTGGAGTATTCAGTgcagtttaaatattaaacgcTACATACAAATAACAACATGCAATCACGTACATAACATGTGTAAAAATCAaccattatgcaccagtcaattgtaaccacgaccccccagGTCCGAAGGTATACCGGGTATAGGCGGGGGGGGGCCGTGTTtctactttccaggtggccccgcagtgccgcaTGAATGCGGTGGATTtttcttcgcgccaaaaatagtgGAAAATGGGCCTTaactagggtccctggggtgaggggcatttggcggggattttaccagcagttcgcccatgggcttggctggaccgacaGTCAAAGAAGTCCCCGCTATAtcctggacctgggggcgtggttacaattgtctggtgcactGGTGACAGCATTGCAATGGTTATTTGTGCATCAGAATGCCCAGGAACGACGTTTTGCCATAACTGGCACTGAAACTGGTACTGGAATACAATTGTGGGGAGGTGTTGCCACTAGTACACCTGATCCATACTCGTTCGTCCTTTTCCATTTTGGTGATGACATTGACAGAGCCACAATCGTTAGCCGCGTTGTTATATTTCACACTCTTGGCAATCATTGCGTGATCCTTCACGATTTCATAGTAGAACCCACGCGTTGCGTAGTTGCAAACGTGCGCAGCGAAGTAGTAGAGTCCCGCGACAGGTGCCCTGAACGTGCCGATGACGTTATCGTATCCATCCCCTTCGTTCATTGTGACATTGCTTAGTATGAGGATTTGGTTTGTGTCCAGGCTTGAATCCACTGGGTAGTAGGCATGGAACGCTACGAGGGGCAGGTCTATATGATCtgaatgtaaatacaaatgtttcattcataagCTAACGgcgttttcaaaaatatattaccgTAGCCCACGAGATCTCGAACTCGATAGAGCACGTAGGCTTAATGTTCTAATGCTCTATCCCAATTAAAACCTTCAAATTAAGTTATCATCATCTCGAAAAGTAATctggtaaaaaaataacacttgtTGTCCCCTCTATCTGCGGACATttctggtttgcagttgaatattcgcgaataatcgactggaaatggtcgaatatccgactggcgaatatacgaataaaagtacattaaaacagtgtttgtcgcaaagatacatatttgtacatgcataaagaaacatttggcgattaattttcccatatgtgacctttaaaaccatatacatgtatatagacataatctgaatccccaactactgactggtttgcagttgaacattcgcgaataatcgactgaaaatggtcgaatatccgactggcgaatatacgaataaaagtaaattaaaacagtgtttgtcgcaaagatacatatgtgaacacgcataaagaaacatttggcgattaattttcccatatgtgacattcaaaaccatatatatagacatactctgaatcaccaaccactgactggtttgcagttaaACATTCcagaataatcgactggaaatggtcgaatatccgactggcgaatatacgaataaaagtaaattaaaatagtgtatcgcaaagatacatatgtgtacatgcatacagaaacatttggcgattagttttcccatatgtgacctttaaaagcatacatatagacataatctgaatccccagctactgactggtttgcagttgaacattcgcgaataatcgactggaaatggtcgaatatccgactggcgaatatacgaattaaagtaaattaaaacagtgtttgtcgcaaagaaacatatgtgttcatgcataaagaaacatttggcgattaattttcccatatgtgacttttaaaaccatacataaagacataatctgaatccccaactactgactggtttgcagttgaacattcgcgaataatcgactggaaatggtcgaatatccgactggcgaatataccaataaaagtgaattaaaacagtgtttgtcgaatccccaagtggcaactagcaggtagttgaatattcgaatccccaattggcaactggtaagtagttgattattcgaatccccaaccaactaccaactaccaactaccttccaactttaccgtcatcatataatagcacgtatatttattgttttaaaatattttttctccaaATTAGAATTTCCGAGTTCTGCTTTTTCAAACCatcataataaaaatgtgtCTTGCTTTCTCTTATCACATCAACCGTTTACTATACAGATGTATATGACTTTACATCCATTGCATGAAGTGTGTCTATAATTTCACCAGTATCAATAATTGagtaaaaatattgtattttgacTGATTTTCAGCGTTGGCGGGCACAAAATTGTTGACGGTTTTTATTTTGCTCTGAAGAAAAAgagaattttcttttttttatattttaatcaatcGGATTGGCTGGTCTGAGTAACGATTTACATAATGAAACAAATTCGCCTTACCTTTCAAGACGTCCAGTTCGGCCGTTTTGTTCTCCAAGGTCACCGTGACGTTCATCAAGAGGTTCTCGAACTTGTTTCCGGTCTGCACCAGCACCTGTTCCAGCTGCGACATCTTTATCTCCATACGGATCACTTTCTCCAAAAGTTTGGACTCGTATGAAAACTTATCATCTGGTTGGTCAGCGTAAGCAACTGGACACAGaaagacaaaaatgaaataaacaaatagtgTCATTTTTGATGTCGGTGTGTTTTCCTCAGTGTCGTTTATGTTATAATGAGTGGAAATCAGCTTCTGTTTTAAAGCAGAGATTTACCATTACTTATTTTCAAGTGTCTGTCGTTGAACGGCTTTGAAGCTTCAACTGTTTCCTTgtaatttcaatatgttttggaATCCCCTATTTAAAAAGAACGCTGTAACTTGAAAGTCATTGAGATCTGAAACGCGCCGTTTGAATAAGTGTTTTAGTTCTTCCTTGTTGTGGAAATTATCATGTAGAATATTGAAACAAGGTCATGCATTCTGGGTCCCAAACATAGTATAACACCATACATGTTAAGTTCTAACGATTATAAATAGCCCAAATGATGTTTTACTTAGAAagtacaaacacatttatatgaAGTATGTAGGTATAAACATTGCTTTGGTCGGTTTGTTTATGTGTTGTACAAACTGAATAAACAAGAATGTCCCTGAAAAAGTCatttgataatgcatttatttcgaatgatgatatatataaaaaaatcaataaaaaataatcaataaaataaaaataatgaagtcATATGACCTAGATACAAGACAGGAACACAGATACACACCCAATGTCTCGACCAAGTTCAAGCATAAGTTTCATTTAGCCTAAAATTTGATTTCACAAAACCGAAAAGTTCATTGTGATTGTCTTAAAAGTAACTTTGTTTGCAAGTCTTAAACctcttcaaaatgaaaatattacgcaaattatacgatgacaaataatatatttcaccgagtgatataattaattttatatttcgcgagtggcgtagccacgattgaaatatttacttttggtgttcaataggtgaaatatattgctatcttacactgaaacaaacaatttttattttatgcctCAAAGTCATTAaatactctttttaaaaaagcGCTCAAATTTGAATGCACACGTAACGTCATACGTTGTGTCCTAcccctgtgcgcgctgacgtttgtgTGGAACCGAGAgcgggcttaaatttcaaaacagtggaaaatatcaaattgatattttcactgtttgaaacagtgcaatatttcactgtttgaaacagtgaaatatcaattttatttcactggtgTATCTCGATAAACCACATGAAAGCATATAATGAATTACGATCTAACactcaaacaaacatttatcctCTTTATAGTGAGCTTAGATCATTCCTGTTATATGGAACATAAACTTGTAAGAGAAAACAAGAgtttaaacttaacaaaaaaacaacaaaaaacgttcaTATATAAGTCGTATCTTGATGGTGTTGACTGCTGTCCACTTGCCGATTGTCATTGAATAAGTTACTGACACAGATTTGTCATTAAGTGCACTTTAGATGTCAAGCTGTGTTGGCTTTCGAATGCCATACACTCTCATGGGCGGATAGAGAGTTTACCGCTTGTGACTCTTACATAGTTTATGGATGTTTTGGTCCTCTTTAAAGCCAGTACTAGAAACGGCACTGaggtttattcattttaaattatccAATCTATGAGTGATCAAAACAATGAgtttttttcgttttgttttgttttctctaAATTCcgatttaatttgaagacacatattattttatatctattttacaacgattgtgggAGAGTTATTCCTCTCCTGATCACTCTGGTTGCCGCTTTGTTGCGCTTGTGTATAGTCTTGTTGTGGGGGAGACGGTATGCCTCGAGAAAACCCACGTATCCGGCATGGttaccaccaaccaaactcacgtATGCCCAGGCCAGGGGTCGAACCCGGGATGTCTTGGTGAGAAGAGAGAGCACTAACCCCTGTGCTAACAACCTACGCACACGTATTTGACATGTAGCATGCGTTTGTGCTCCTCCATTAACTTTGTTAGAAGCGTGTTTTAAGCCTTAGGTTATAACTGGCATCACGTCCGATCCGATATCTTAAAGTAGAAATGTCCGCAACCACATGACCTGATGGCCTTCGGTATTGGATACTAACAGGTATAACTGTCTTCTAGTCTTAATGGTACTCTGACGGTggaaaatgataatattgattTCTGAATTGATCCTAAAAGATATCTTGTCTTCAACAGCACTACTCGGCGGAGCGTCGTGATACATTTGCTGTTTAGCATACACGGGGTTCCTGTATTTACATTTACGAATCGTACTATTTATTAGATCAATATAATGGAGCAGCAAGGTGCGTTCAGACTCGaggaaaaaaatgtacattttaaaatatctactctaattatgtgaacaaatattCCTTGCACAGAATCCACAATATTATAACTTTTAATTCGCTACAATTTTGTTGCATACGTCTAGAAAGACAAAAAAGTGTCTTTACCGTCGGTTCGCAATTCCTTCTATTTTTCTATCAAGACATCTTTTTCGACTTTCAGGACCTAAAATACGTCATACTTAGCAACCAAAAATGGAACCGTCTAAACGGTTGAAAAAAATACGCATTTTGtgctcaatattttttttagaaaaaaaggaCATTTTGAAAGGCACTTATTTTTCCTCGAAATTAAGTTCACCTGCTCCTTTATATTCGTGAATTAAGGCAAACTTTTATGAATTAAGCAATAACAATAAAGCCACACCTCGACCCTAATGAGACCATTAAGTATCATATGCAATACGTATGTCCAATCATGTCAATAGGAGCACCTTAGTAATAAAACACGTTTAAACTTCAATTAATATCACTACCATTCATTTTGCGAACTACTTTTACAAacaccggcatacatccgaggctcGGCGGGTGGCGGAGATTGCCGAGGTGTTCTGAATGTAttcatgaaataacatttttttccgaTTGGTATTTTACAGGAGCGGTCCACATAGACGACTGTCCGTTGGAGAGACTTATCCCCATCTGGCTGATCGTGAGCGGGGTCGCCCCCATCTTCTTTAGCGGCGCGGTGCGCAAACCGAATGGAGAAGAGGGGAAGGAGGAGACGGAGACCGGAGGTTGCGCACATGTGGCGCGAAGCATCTGTGGGGCGATTGCGCTGGTGTTTAATCTTGCATGGCTCATTTGTggtatgtataatttgtttctgtGTAGGTCAGATTATTTAAAGTACAGGGTTGTTTTTCGCCGCCCGTGTCGTTAGACGTCaccaatatgtttattaaaatgcaaGCAGTCACGTCTCCCAcctatttttcatgaaatttggCTACAATGTGCCGGTCTTTAAACAATGCTCAAGGCAAGACTGCTTATGGGTCAAACCCGCTCCAAAGTAGGTCACCAGGCGAAATATTCAGAAAATCCTAATAATAGCTTGATGTGACATTTCCTcctaatatttataaaacttagaTAAGAATTATCTTTATAAATTTGGTCAAACGTTCAATACCTTTGCTAACACTCAAGATACCAGAGTGTTCGAGGGTGGGTCTTGTCGGGTCAAAAAGAAAGTTACCATGTTAATAAACCCGTTCAGTATGGTCTCTTGCTCGGAgcgtttgtttcaatataatcTGGTCAAAGTTGATTATTGGCATGTCGGGTAAAAAAGTAGGTAACTAGGTCAAATTATGATAAATCTTGCCAAGTTCAATAAATGGGTCATTTTGGAATAAAGAGTAAGTAACTAGCGCAATTCATGTTAGCGTTTGTGCCTCTACACACTCACGGTTAAGCTTGACTTTGGGGTAGTGATATTAAGTGTATCTGTTATACTTAAGGTCCTGTTCGACTTCGGGATCAAGTGAGCGTGTATATCACTATGCGCTTACGGCCATGTTCGACTATGGGTCATGTTAGAATGTGTGACTGTCGCTTAAGTTCAAGTTCGGTCATGTTAGCGTGTGTGTCTCTTTCGCTTAAGGTCAAGTTCGACTAAGAGTAATGTTAGCATGTGTAACGTTATGGCTTAAGATTAAGTTCGATTATGGGTCATGTTAGCGTCAAAAAATAGGACAACCGGTCTAAATGCTCAACAACTAATCATTTACGAGATAAGATTGTCTGCATGTTTTTATGACACTTTGTTCGAATGTGTGTCTCTTTGTAATCTAGGTCAAGTTAGGTGATGGCTTATGTCCCATCAATATATTACTTGTACgaacaaaatgttattatcacCCATTTAGGGTCATACGAGTCAACCCAGCGTATTTAGACTAATAGCAATGTATAAAGATAGCTTAACAAAATGTAGCTTGACAACATGCTTAATTAACTGATGCCTATCCTAACCTGACCTTCACATTA
The Mya arenaria isolate MELC-2E11 chromosome 12, ASM2691426v1 DNA segment above includes these coding regions:
- the LOC128210747 gene encoding complement C1q and tumor necrosis factor-related protein 9B-like, yielding MSIQSGFEKTVDDPQLLELKNVSVNDAGWYTCLAANSVGMTYRSAYLTVLTVAYADQPDDKFSYESKLLEKVIRMEIKMSQLEQVLVQTGNKFENLLMNVTVTLENKTAELDVLKDHIDLPLVAFHAYYPVDSSLDTNQILILSNVTMNEGDGYDNVIGTFRAPVAGLYYFAAHVCNYATRGFYYEIVKDHAMIAKSVKYNNAANDCGSVNVITKMEKDERVWIRCTSGNTSPQLYSSTSFSASYGKTSFLGILMHK